From the genome of Vulpes lagopus strain Blue_001 chromosome 2, ASM1834538v1, whole genome shotgun sequence, one region includes:
- the COPS2 gene encoding COP9 signalosome complex subunit 2 isoform X1, translating to MSDMEDDFMCDDEEDYDLEYSEDSNSEPNVDLENQYYNSKALKEDDPKAALSSFQKVLELEGEKGEWGFKALKQMIKINFKLTNFPEMMNRYKQLLTYIRSAVTRNYSEKSINSILDYISTSKQNSDFLCQMDLLQEFYETTLEALKDAKNDRLWFKTNTKLGKLYLEREEYGKLQKILRQLHQSCQTDDGEDDLKKGTQLLEIYALEIQMYTAQKNNKKLKALYEQSLHIKSAIPHPLIMGVIRECGGKMHLREGEFEKAHTDFFEAFKNYDESGSPRRTTCLKYLVLANMLMKSGINPFDSQEAKPYKNDPEILAMTNLVSAYQNNDITEFEKILKTNHSNIMDDPFIREHIEELLRNIRTQVLIKLIKPYTRIHIPFISKELNIDVADVESLLVQCILDNTIHGRIDQVNQLLELDHQKRGGARYTALDKWTNQLNSLNQAVVSKLA from the exons GAATACTCTGAAGATAGTAACTCCGAGCCAAATGTGGATTTGGAAAATCAGTACTATAATTCCAAAGCGCTAAAAGAAGATGACCCAAAAGCAGCATTAAGCAGTTTTCaaaag GTTTTGGAACTTGAAGGTGAAAAAGGAGAATGGGGATTTAAAGCACTGAAGCAAATGATTAAGATTAACTTCAAGTTG ACAAACTTTCCAGAAATGATGAACAGATATAAACAGCTATTGACTTATATTCGGAGTGCAGTCACaagaaattattctgaaaaatccATTAATTCTATTCTTGATTATATCTCCACTTCTAAACAG aattctgattttttatgTCAGATGGATTTACTGCAGGAATTCTATGAAACAACACTGGAAGCTTTGAAAGATGCTAAGAATGATAGACTGTGGTTTAAGACAAACACAAAG CTTGGGAAATTATATTTAGAACGAGAAGAATATGGAAAGCTTCAAAAAATTTTACGCCAGTTACATCAGTCCTGCCAG ACTGATGATGGAGAAGATGACCTGAAAAAAGGTACACAGTTATTAGAAATATATGCTTTGGAAATTCAAATGTACACAGCACAGAAGAATAACAAAAAACTTAAAGCACTCTATGAACAGTCACTTCACATCAAGTCTGCCATCCCTCATCCACTGATCATGGGAGTCATCAGAG AATGTGGTGGTAAAATGCACTTGAGAGAAGGTGAATTTGAAAAGGCACACACTGATTTTTTTGAAGCCTTCAAGAATTATGATGAATCGGGAAGTCCAAGACGAACCACTTGCTTAAAATATTTGGTGTTAGCAAATATGCTAATGAAATCGGGAATAAATCCATTTGACTCACAGGAg GCCAAACCGTACAaaaatgatccagaaattctagCAATGACGAATTTAGTAAG tgCCTATCAGAATAATGACATTACTGAATTTGAAAAGATTCTGAAAACAAATCACAGCAACATCATGGATGATCCTTTCATTAGGGAACACATTGAAG agCTTTTACGAAACATCAGAACACAAGTGCTCATAAAATTAATTAAGCCTTACACAAGAATacatattccttttatttctaag GAGTTAAACATAGATGTAGCTGATGTGGAGAGCTTGCTGGTGCAGTGCATATTGGATAA caCTATTCATGGCCGAATTGATCAAGTCAACCAACTCCTTGAATTGGATCACCAGAAGAGGGGTGGTGCCCGATATACTGCACTAGATAAATGGACCAATCAACTAAATTCTCTCAACCAGGCTGTAGTCAGTAAACTGGCTTAA
- the COPS2 gene encoding COP9 signalosome complex subunit 2 isoform X2, translating into MSDMEDDFMCDDEEDYDLEYSEDSNSEPNVDLENQYYNSKALKEDDPKAALSSFQKVLELEGEKGEWGFKALKQMIKINFKLTNFPEMMNRYKQLLTYIRSAVTRNYSEKSINSILDYISTSKQMDLLQEFYETTLEALKDAKNDRLWFKTNTKLGKLYLEREEYGKLQKILRQLHQSCQTDDGEDDLKKGTQLLEIYALEIQMYTAQKNNKKLKALYEQSLHIKSAIPHPLIMGVIRECGGKMHLREGEFEKAHTDFFEAFKNYDESGSPRRTTCLKYLVLANMLMKSGINPFDSQEAKPYKNDPEILAMTNLVSAYQNNDITEFEKILKTNHSNIMDDPFIREHIEELLRNIRTQVLIKLIKPYTRIHIPFISKELNIDVADVESLLVQCILDNTIHGRIDQVNQLLELDHQKRGGARYTALDKWTNQLNSLNQAVVSKLA; encoded by the exons GAATACTCTGAAGATAGTAACTCCGAGCCAAATGTGGATTTGGAAAATCAGTACTATAATTCCAAAGCGCTAAAAGAAGATGACCCAAAAGCAGCATTAAGCAGTTTTCaaaag GTTTTGGAACTTGAAGGTGAAAAAGGAGAATGGGGATTTAAAGCACTGAAGCAAATGATTAAGATTAACTTCAAGTTG ACAAACTTTCCAGAAATGATGAACAGATATAAACAGCTATTGACTTATATTCGGAGTGCAGTCACaagaaattattctgaaaaatccATTAATTCTATTCTTGATTATATCTCCACTTCTAAACAG ATGGATTTACTGCAGGAATTCTATGAAACAACACTGGAAGCTTTGAAAGATGCTAAGAATGATAGACTGTGGTTTAAGACAAACACAAAG CTTGGGAAATTATATTTAGAACGAGAAGAATATGGAAAGCTTCAAAAAATTTTACGCCAGTTACATCAGTCCTGCCAG ACTGATGATGGAGAAGATGACCTGAAAAAAGGTACACAGTTATTAGAAATATATGCTTTGGAAATTCAAATGTACACAGCACAGAAGAATAACAAAAAACTTAAAGCACTCTATGAACAGTCACTTCACATCAAGTCTGCCATCCCTCATCCACTGATCATGGGAGTCATCAGAG AATGTGGTGGTAAAATGCACTTGAGAGAAGGTGAATTTGAAAAGGCACACACTGATTTTTTTGAAGCCTTCAAGAATTATGATGAATCGGGAAGTCCAAGACGAACCACTTGCTTAAAATATTTGGTGTTAGCAAATATGCTAATGAAATCGGGAATAAATCCATTTGACTCACAGGAg GCCAAACCGTACAaaaatgatccagaaattctagCAATGACGAATTTAGTAAG tgCCTATCAGAATAATGACATTACTGAATTTGAAAAGATTCTGAAAACAAATCACAGCAACATCATGGATGATCCTTTCATTAGGGAACACATTGAAG agCTTTTACGAAACATCAGAACACAAGTGCTCATAAAATTAATTAAGCCTTACACAAGAATacatattccttttatttctaag GAGTTAAACATAGATGTAGCTGATGTGGAGAGCTTGCTGGTGCAGTGCATATTGGATAA caCTATTCATGGCCGAATTGATCAAGTCAACCAACTCCTTGAATTGGATCACCAGAAGAGGGGTGGTGCCCGATATACTGCACTAGATAAATGGACCAATCAACTAAATTCTCTCAACCAGGCTGTAGTCAGTAAACTGGCTTAA